The Humulus lupulus chromosome 7, drHumLupu1.1, whole genome shotgun sequence region gcctacggggacgggaactgaaggcctcatctccccatcggccccaaacgcggggctCGGGGGTACTAGCCTGTCTCTAGCTAAGTCCCCGAttcggggagcataagttaagattaaagaggagttacctcgccccgatacgctagccccgggagtcccaacgtttggtagggcatcttcgaagagcTCATCTAGCTCTTCTGAGGTGGCCACTTCCACTGGGGGTTGGTTCTTCTTATGCTGGGTCGCATCGGCTCGCGCTGCCCTTACCACAGTGGCAATGTGGTCGAGGGCCAACTGCTCCCGGACGTCAACGTTCTTCTCGCAGGGGATGCCTCGAAGATTCGggataacaatggtctgggtggccgcgagcatcccaacCAGCCGAAGGTTATCGTCCGtgacgtagccccctacgtccagatcTTCCGCGGTCAACTTAGcataaaacctcctcctttccaggatgaactcggtaaggggggtttgaGCGAAGGGCCCTGCCACCCGGAAGACATGATAAGAGACGAGTAGaaaagatgaataaaagagaGAGGTCCAgggaaatacttacccactcgctggaagtccagcaacagtgtggggttcttgtccacgaggaacccggacgtcatgaaccaataATGCCTGACGTCCGGGGGGTGCCTCCAAGAGCTGGTAGGAGCGAGATAACTGCTCCGCGGCTtcagcctgtaaaagccgtccaaggtcttgtccttgacgttaacctgcggctccagcttgtagaagtacaagacttctGCAGGGGTGGGCTctgcgatctccttcgcgacgcAAAACATCTTCCACCCAGCGAGTAGACGGTACGCTTGTGGAAAAAGCTGGAACAGAGTGATTCCCACGTACGTCAAGAACCGTACgaaatagtcatgaagcgggagcgtcgCCCCCGCGCTGATATGGCCagcactccaggccccgaatccttcCACGGACGTATGTGCCCGCTCCTTGAGCTTGGCCAGGCGGTTGTGAAAAAGGCccggagttgattcgatgcccagccGCCGCTCCAGGAGCAGTATCATCTGGTAGTTACGGAATGAGTTGGCtgtcacgtccatttcccacctgttgcccttaGGCGTCTGGGATCCGGGAACGgtgacaggggccctattgacctcttcttcggaatggagcgtaacgcccgttgccataactgacgatctgggaacaaagaaagaaagaccaagcagtcagtacctaaacccaagaaagtcggtcaaggtatggggaatctcctaaggactgcttggagtcccgtcggatcagGTCCGGGACTCCGGAgagccccgggaccctgatcgggagaggaGACTACTAAGGCCCGCCCCTCGTCCGGGAGGCATCCGGATACAGAACAACCCGAACCAGGCGGCTTTCCTAGCAATTTCTAAGCACAGAGCCTAAACGCACGCATCAAAAGAACACCACAGGTTCATAAAGTTGTCAAGAGAGTTAAAAAGACTTACTGTGTGGTGACGATCGTAGAAGAGGATGGCTGTCTGACTGTAAGGacggcagaacctcgttcttAAAATGGTGCAGCCGATGTAGTAGTTCGTCGGCAGGGCAAACCCGAGATACGTCTTCAGGTGGAAGAGCGGAAATtggggttctggggaacaggCGGCGGCGCAGAGTGAGAAGGTGGCGATGTATGTCGTCggcgatgtcggacatgcaaggctCGAGTAGTGTTTATCGGTTCTTAAGCTGGTTAGAAGAGGTAAAAGTGCCAAATGTGGTTTTCGTGGGGTATTTATACTGGCCCCAAGttctggcccacgatccaacggaCAAGTGTCTCTTCATCAGACGGTCAGGAGTCGCGCAGGGACATTTGTAAGACCTTTCAGgttggatcctcgccatctcagatctGACAGCCCAGGCgtggcggatgccaaaggtcgtcccatcctacggtccacctcgttccagggacattaatgatgcCCCCCCCCATGCGGATAGGACGCCTCGAGACGTGCGCTAacaccctagtctaggcctagcgaccccTGGGAGGCCTAGGCGACCTTTCAAGACTCGTGCAGCAATCACCTGACGACACGCGTATCCTTGCCCtaaagcgggacaaaggtaaacgtccccagattgtggtaaacgatccgggctaaGCATCCAACCAATGCCACGGCCTTCTGCCCGGACCCACGAACTCAGGCAAGAACTGGGGGCAACCAAGCGAGCGTCCTGGGGACGATGCAACCCTCCTCCTGGCAAacctaggcgaaggcttggggcgtaaatgttatccccatttcctgcatgggctcggagtcttcgtccaggcccattgtcaggggccatgtaagcatgcgggcccggccCGAGGCCTCTTGGTACTGAGAGTGTCCAAGGGGAAGGGTATGGACCGGAGATGCATGGCggggcccattggaggggtccggaatgtccctccgggtccgtcCTCCGCGACGATAGTCCGGGCGGTGCACAGAGCGTTCGGACCCTCGAGGCCTAACGAAGTGGGATAAAGGTAAACGGACCCAGATCACCTCCCCCCGATTgaaggggccaagcgtccaggaccctgaagccgcctcattccacatgggcgttgtccccacttttcacctgtagaaagggtcacctcgggattgcacgctgatgtgtcaggactgcgcagccaagtactctgactggtcttgtgtCCTCAAtcggcctcgtgactcgaagtgatcagacCAAAAACGTCGTTTCGTCGGGCGAGACGTAGTTCtaaggtcaacctgttgggccttagctAGCGTGGACTTCATGTATTTTGtaccttttgtattgggcctccactagaaaggccacctATATCCATCCCTCCGATGGGCCTGGGTCGGACCCGGTACAAACCCGGTGTTCCCACacgcctataaatataagctacaaaACACTGGAAAAAGGATCTCCTTCCACCAAGAAAAAAGACAGGAAccctgtcaaaatatagagagaaaactccattgtaaaaggttcttcaagctctaataatatagactcatggactaaggctagttaacgccccaactacGTAAAAACCCCGCGTTAATCTTCTGCTTTCATTataattatcagtaaatattagttattaatagagttgccgaaaatctcggttaacaatcacataattgcatatttggcccgaagaacaaatttcttcttaaatatgcctttttaccatttttccatttatatcaactattgcattgaatagtgttgatagagccaatgtgggaacctatggacctataattccaagctccaataaatttgagattattaaactctttaattaaataatcttaatttattaatctcatgattactccattataaatatgatattgcactcttgtaattatagacatttcatttactgagtactttataacaataaagcatccattgatataatcattgtgTACAAAtgaaccctctaataatggttcataatttatcgggaataaaattaccgttttacccttttaattatatcttgtttccttaagtaccattgactttactagtgaaggttaattcataactaaattatgaatttgagctcaataacctttcagtcccaaaagtcaacccttaagagaactattattcaatctcttacgataaggtatagattccatatttgtataccatgtccccagccatttacattaatgagttcccaaaacaaaagtttctagcctgatcattctgacagatcctaacaagtgaatcaaagaactcatgtaacataaacaggagttcatagtaacttcgggattaagatctatttgtatatgatcatcaattgatatatttaattaatactttgaaacagtatttaactaagtattaataaacatatctggtccagttctatatattctctaatatataaagtacatccactaaagtgtcctactatactagtaatccgaatctagatcacatgtattcataatactagtggagcgtacttgcaataattaatctaaagattccatgactttattttactgcgaactattcaagttcatttatctcaaacacaattctCCCATACCGAaatgtggttgagatcacatatatgaacttaggaatttttctgatatttacttaatattatcacagaataatatagtctataaaatatatgcataacaaattcaatgtatttatttatttcttaaaacaatgtctactacatatgctttcagggcacaattcccaacaaactcaactctcaacttgtacaaatcaagggaaagagttcaatgggtaagaataggtcattgataagtgaatagtttcaatgCTAAAAATTATAatgagttccatccgagatggtcagtgttggttgctactgagttagggttaagcctagggcttttaatgaagttcagttgagtgtaacaagcatctataaaggtagcaaagatgttgtaagaacctcacctatgtggacttagaggtggtgccgcctctcatgggagttggagtttctccccagaaagttCATGAAGAGATGAGCTCATGGCCATGATAGTGCGAAGCAAGAAAGTGGgaaaaacaaaagatgtggtggaggtgtgtgagatATCACTggttttatcatatggaatacttagttcaagctttaagcaactaatgatttcgataagatTTTGTGgtactaagataaagttcaaaccgaaagacactttattttatgcaccaaaattgtttttaagctagagaatgaggcttgtatttaaagtggaggattgttatgattggttaaatacaaatgataagtggtAAAATTCACtaaagatgtgaaatttgagcttcaattgtaggcacttataaaatgcaattttgggtccaaagtgatgcatgagagtatctaagggttcccaaaaaatttggtagcatttagagcatttttaggacctttggaaATGTCCAAAAACAGAGAGGGTGGTGATacgtcgccacccaagtggcgAGGCATTGCCTGAAGCttagggtttcaagaaaccctaacacgCGATGCATCACCTACTGCAGTACGTGAAATGCTCTTAATGatgtgttttacaagtctaatcctattggttagacctaatggaaagacttgatcactctctccaatctctctctctctctagctccaagaatctctagtttttctccaagaactctcaaagaaagtgcttgactttgagagttgaaggtTTGTTCAATCTccatcctcatttcctcaagagaaagcctcaagcatccatggtggctaggaaatagagtattagggcAGCGTTTTGCTACGTgcataagccttggttttgtgttttTGGTTTGCTCTAAGTGGTGGTTTTGCCTAGGGTTTTttaagcttcatcaaagttgaagatcACCATTGATCCacttgggtttgcaagttctttctcaatcttttttaagtctctgtcaatccatttTTTATGTAGATTTTATTTCTtaaggtggtgttatctcactctcccccaacatcacGTTCATCAGATTCAGAAAGAAATTTAACCGGAGTGtgaaataattggagatataatCTTCAAGATCGTGGCCTTGAATGGCAAACCAGATCTGAGGACGCCAAAGGAGGAAATTATTTTCATCAAGCTTGACAGAAATCTTGTGCACAAAAACAACTAGTGTGAATATAGAAGAGATTGAAGAAGATGGATCAGCAGAAAGAGAATCATATGTTGGTTGATTGGAAGTCACAGATGCCATTGATGAAGATCACAAAATTAGTAACGAAATGGATCACAgtggctcttgataccatgtgAGGATTGTCCAGATAGAAGTGTAAACGAGAGAACAAAGAGTTTGAATGGAAGTAATCTTGATTGTCATTAATGAAAAGCTATTACATATACACAAGCGTTGAGTTAGTTATATAACTGAATTAGTTACAAGAATGTTATAGACAAAACAAAATTACAGCAATGAAATAACCAAGTAATAGCTCTAACAGTCATCATTATTTCATTgctttctttcttttagaaactATAATATTACATAGAGGGAGATATGTTCCAAGTCTTAAAGAAACAATTACAGATTTAAAATTTaggaaaaaagaaataatatagCTATCATACAATTAGAAGAAAAATACGTTGAAGATTAAGACTGGCTAATGGTATGAAAATCCACACAATGAGTTCATAATCGTCGAGAATATCCAGAACCTCCACATTTCTTGCAGAGAATTAATCCTACAGAATATGGAAACATTAATCTGATATCTTCATAAATTTTTAAGACAACAGAAACTTCAGCTCATGACTAATTTCCCAAAGGACTATGTAATATGTGGCACTTGAATCTAAACTATACCACCAAGATCAGGATATAATCTTCATGAATCTACAGAAAACTgaaattaatttcattttgtttTCATGTTAATGCAAAGGTCCCTTAAAATGGCTAAAACATTTTTGTTTCTAAGGGAGTAAAGTAACATAAAAGACTGGAATGGCATGTACAGTTTTTTTGCACTTTCAtgcttaatttttatttattgacaACGTAGCACATGGTAATAACTATAATATTAAGGTAGAGTATTGACTATTTCATGGTAAATATAATGATTCACAATAATCAATTTACTATACGACAAAAAATAGGTTACTATAATAACCCAAACAATATGGATAGGAATGAGCGGTTTGATTATATAATTTTCCTTTATAAATGGATTAAATAGGTaaaaggaaaaaccaaaatagACGGACAAGAATGATTTGCAAACGAGAAATTataatgtatttttcttttaataatgtttTTATCGAGTACATGAAATAATTGCTTCTTTATGtgtccaaaaataaataaaatgaaatgaaagaaagaaagtttaTAATGAATGAATGTCCAACagttaacataattaaaaaaaaaaaaggtaaactGCAACCACCATCGAAAgagaaaacaaaaagaaaaacttaTAAACATATAAGAAAATAGTACCTGCACCCTTGCACACCATGCAATCAACCAATCCTGTCTCTTGCTTCATTTTACCCTCATTACAAAATACACATTTTGTCCCACCTGCCTAGCATAAGCCAAATTAGCATTTTCTTTTGAACCTTGCCACAGGTTAAGGATTGTAAAAAAGAATGGACAAGGTAACTCAAATTGACCAAGAAAAGACAGACAGAGCCACTTTTACAATAACAAAAATCATAATATCTACATCTATATTTCCGTTTTAAAACCAAAGTTAGGGGGCAGGGGAAGGCAGTCTTATACAAAATCCAAAGCACTATATAAGTGATCTTGACAACTGATCAGAACTCTGGTGACAAAATTCATTTCAACAATCCATAAGTTAATTGGCATATTGTAAAAGAAGTCATTCCAATTGAAAATCAAATGGATGGCATAAATGGTTGTTAGTTAGCCTACCAAACATTTTGGTTCATTAAACATCTCTTTCTTTTCTGACACTATACACGGGGATCCTTAATGCTATTTATTGAATGTACACATCTATTCCTTCATTTAAGAACCTTAGCAATTTCCGAACTGTTCCCAGCTAAATAACACTTTTGGTTTTTTCTAGGCCTCAAATAAATTTACTATAGATCAGGAAAGCAAGGGAGAAGACCTAGAAAACAAAGGGATTCTCATAAGAAAATCACTAGAAAGCTTTCTAGAGAAATGTCTTCTAGTTGTCTACTCACCGTTGTTAAAAGGTAAGTCATACAACTAGATAAAGCATGTGAGACAGTACTAACAATAATTATTGCTCATAAGCTCTTAGCTAAAGTTTCTTTGTGAAGACAAGCGCCTATAGATTACCTGATAAAGGTGAGACCACATTGTTGAACTTTTCGATCAGACAACTAGAAGGTGttaaaaactcttcaaaataaGTTATTTAAACTATTGATAAACTAAATGGTGGTCACTTCTATTTTTTGGACATTGCATTTTAGTTTCAACATCTAAACTGATTTTTCATACCCAAAATCCCTTTCGAATTGAAAACCAATAATTATACTATTACAGACATAAATCAACATCATCTACCGTGCATTATCAATTATAAAAAATGATTGAAtttaaaagaaggaaaaagacaAGCAAAACAATGCAGCAATTACTTCTCTTCCAACGTGTTTCATATTCAACTGTTGAAAGGTTTTCATAGCACTGATTCTACTGGTGCATAGATGTTTAGGATCGGACACCCTTGAAATGATAAGAACTAGTTACCTTCTTCATATCCTAACAATTTCAAAGGCCGCCAAGAGTAAAATTTACCTTGAGTATTATCTTCAAATTCTTACTACATGATTGGTAGAACTTGGAGCTTATCAGACAACTAGAAGGTGttaaaaactcttcaaaataagttattttaaactattgatAAACTAAATGGTGGTCACTTCTATTTTTTGGACATTGCATTTTAGTTTCAACATCTAAACTGATTTTTCATACCCAAAATCCCTTTCGAATTGAAAACCAATAATTATACTATTACAGACATAAAATCAACATCATCTACCGTGCATTATCAATTATAAAAAATGATGGAATTTAAAAATAAGGAAAAAGACAAGCAAAACAATGCAGCAATTACTTCTCTTCCAACGTTTTTCATATTCAACTGTTGAAAGGTTTTCATAGCACTGATTCTACTGGTGCATTGATGTTTAGGATCGGACACCCTTGAAATGATAAGAACTAGTTACCTTCTTCATATCCTAACAATTTCAAAGGCCGCCAAGAGTAAAACTTACCTTGATTATTATCTTCAAATTCTTACTACATGATTGGTAGAACTTGGAGCTTATCAGACAACTAGAAGGTGttaaaaactcttcaaaataagttattttaaactattgatAAACTAAATGGTGGTCACTTCTATTTTTTGGACATTGCATTTTAGTTTCAACATCTAAACTGATTTTTCATACCCAAAATCCCTTTCGAATTGAAAACCAATAATTATACTATTACAGACATAAAATCAACATCATCTACCGTGCATTAtcaattataaaaaatgatagaatttaaaagaagaaaaaagacaAGCAAAACAATGCAGCAATTACTCAGCTACTTAAAACTGTTGaccatgaaggaaaaaaaaaaagtctcCACAAGAATTTTAGTACAAACAATTCTAAAAACTTAAACCATCAATTCTCATCAAGTGGTAACCAAATGTATCATTCtgcaaataataataaaaataaatacaaattgcTAATCATTTTATTTATACTTATAAATATATAATGCGGCAAACCAATAACCATGGCGAAGTTAATTTCACTCAAATTAATCATAGAGTAAAATTAAagcaattattatatatatatatatatatatatacattagaaaaaaaaaagtaacattAATACATACCATTGCCGGCACAACGCTCACAAGGCAATGGATCACCCTGCAAAACAAGTCACAATACTTATTAAGTTATCCATaagaatattaaaaaaattatttacaaacaaACCCCCCACAAAACCCATCAACCATAACCCAGCAAAATGTATAAAATAAGATCATGCAAAACCTCATTTCTCTGAATTTTTCCTTTACTTAGCTAGAAACAAAGATAACCCAAAAAGAAAACAAAGGTGAGACTGAGAGGGAGCGCAGTTTTACCTTGAAAccaagaaagagagaaagagcaaTGGTGACCAGAACACTGATAGTGGCAAGGAAAGTCTGGGTATCTATGGAGGTTTCAAAGCCAGCAAAAAGGAAAATTGGGGGAACAAAGAGCCTTGTTGGTTGGATTGAGAGTTTGGGTCTGAGCAAAACAGAGGAGCAGCGGGACAGTAATGGGGTTTCTGATTTTGGTGAAAAAGAATGGAGGGAGACAATGAGAGATGATGATGAGGAAGAAGAGAAATAAGACAGAGGTTGAATAGAGTGGTAGCAGGAGGAGAGCGTAGCCATGGATATAGAAGAGGAGGAATATGTGGAGTGGAGTGGAGTGGAGCTCTGTTATGTTTCTTTTCATGTCATTTCTCGCCGCTCCTTGTATTTTCCTCGCAATCTCAACTCAAATATGTTAAAATAGGTATCTAAACCTTTCATTTTTTTTAGCTTAAATATATTGAAATGGAGATTTTGATCATGAAATATAATAATCATTATGGTGTTGtaacactttaaaaaaaaaatttatttaattaattaaaattttaaaaattaaacataaaatatgtttcgtaattttatttttatttttattttttttaattttaattaaatttattaaattttgaaaatataatttttttcactttcaaaatatttttaaacagttttcaatttttctaattttttttttcttctcttcttcaaatcaataccttatattgttaaacaaaaaataaaaataaaagttatcaaacacatttattattttttgtttttaaaaacaaaaatagttacctaacatatttttttttaaataaaaaaacaaaaataaaattatatttctacttttgtgtttaaaaaattcaaaaataaaaattttaccaaacaggCTATGTGtaacaaaataaaattttaattaattaatacaaTTATAAATGTCAGTAGAAGTAGAAGaatcacataataaaaaaaaagatcaCTGAAAATCTATTTTTCTATCTATTTTACATGTAACTTTTCCAATAAACCATTAAACTCTCACTGAAATTCTAATTTTCTATTCATTTTACATCTAACTTTTCCAATAAACCATTAATCATGTTATTTATGTTTTCTTAATATTATTTgactattatatattttaatcatTTCAAAATATTTTCTATGACTAACAATAATCTCCTcaaatattttaatatgtgaTATATCTTCATATATTAACTACAAAAAGTGAAGTAAGCATAGTGTTATATAATTGTAGAGGGATCACGATGGCAAATCATAAAAATATGTAAAATACATAATGAGATGAAGTGAATTTTTTGAGTcaacttttttatattttaaagagaatgtattttatattattcATTGCAAGGTTCTAAGAGCATCTCCAATTAAATACTAAAATAATAGtgcattattatatatatttttttataaaagactAATTTAATAGAACTAAAGTatcaaatttagcacaaaattAGTTTGTGGCATGTGTATTGTAACGtgccaaatttgttaataaggcttagtgtcttaaTTAGCGTATCAGGAgtgcaataattgatttaattatattaatacgtagattaaatgattatgtaattagaaatgcatgtttaggtgaattaaatatgcatgtgggcctattttGGTTAGtaggggtataattgtaattttggctcgttgagaatataaatgtgaattatatgtatggtatgcttgataccacaagattgtggtgatgtatttgtgatgtgtgatctgagacggtcctagagagtggaatagcaaaatagtcacaacgaggtcgaatactcggctcggggtgagcctaggggtattttggaaacaTAGTTTGTGTTCGGGATTTACTAGGTAACTGGCAGCGAGTTGGTGATTGTTTAAGTATGTCGAGatttaatggggatttataggaacactcaaggaattagcgggatgtggcaaattacgggattgcccttggaggtATTGAGTGGCAAGGCTAGATATTATGGGTAATTTGGTCAATTTGGAGGCTGGGGATGGGTTGGAATTATCTTAGACTCTAGAGTTAATGAGAAGGAAATAGAAGGAACACTTAGACTTTCTCAGgctttactctctctctctccctctctttcgtGTGTTGGAGGTGTTGATGAATTATTGAGGAGTTTGGCTAGAGAATTGAAGAATTGGAGACTTGAAGTACCTGGGGATTAGCTCAGGTCGAATTATCTGTGATGTAAGGGTTTTAAGTTAATGTTTTTCTGTTTAATTCTGCTGTGAACTAAAAGCTTGcatgagggttggacttgagattgattttgagtgttggtgaggatTTGGAATGATTTTCGGGGTTGTTATGATGCCTAGGCTGTGTGGATGAGGATTCTAGACTAAATTATAGGTTTGGATGTTGTTAAGGGTGTGATTTGGTGGTTTAGGCTCggggaaaaacacagaaaaatggtgggaattctgggttttgagGCTCGAGTCGTGGCCTTGTTCATTAGGCGTCGCGGCTCTCTTGAACACAGAGGCTTGGGGGCCTCGAAATTTTTGCCCAGGCGTCGCGGCACAAGCTGAGGCGCGCCACGGCCCATGACCCTTTGATGAAAGTCCAAGGGTCTCTGACTTGAGCGTGTCGCAACCCTTTAGAGGGATGGGTCGCAGCTCAAATAGGCAATGTTGGCCAAttgaaggttttaggctcgagaacccaaatgttaaggctcgggaaggattctactacccagtttagtataaTTCAAGGTTCTGAAGGCTAGAATTATATtctg contains the following coding sequences:
- the LOC133788886 gene encoding uncharacterized protein LOC133788886: MATLSSCYHSIQPLSYFSSSSSSSLIVSLHSFSPKSETPLLSRCSSVLLRPKLSIQPTRLFVPPIFLFAGFETSIDTQTFLATISVLVTIALSLFLGFKGDPLPCERCAGNGGTKCVFCNEGKMKQETGLVDCMVCKGAGLILCKKCGGSGYSRRL